From one Atribacterota bacterium genomic stretch:
- a CDS encoding DUF1565 domain-containing protein codes for MFTKRIPAIVFILFLAIVFLIGGCTAPPPTITYTITATAGENGQINPEGEVQIVEGKDKTFTIIPDEGYLLDVLLVDGISIEPIPLTPIFTYTFKEVIQNHTIQASFVLAKKIYNIDTVVGYDTIQEAIDAALDEETIVVSPGTYYENIVFDDRDITVRSNEIPDGPGMIIDLTKTIIDGGEVNSVVVFTGGDTSTLKGFTIQNGASFYGGGIYIDHSNPTIEDNTIKDNWVTDHGGGIYVYYGEPNIIGNTIINNSAGLTGGGIDLYYSFAYIIDNDIYSNVAGFGGGICVGKHSELLPNAARPDGWGTGTDVQNIPAGEPLNPAESEMYTIAGNTFRGNEHGSPSDYTEGAHVFFD; via the coding sequence ATGTTTACCAAACGAATCCCTGCTATTGTCTTTATCTTGTTCTTAGCAATTGTTTTTCTTATAGGAGGCTGTACAGCTCCCCCTCCAACCATCACCTATACCATCACTGCCACTGCCGGGGAAAACGGACAGATTAACCCTGAGGGGGAAGTCCAGATCGTTGAGGGAAAAGATAAGACGTTCACTATCATCCCAGATGAGGGGTATCTGCTTGACGTTTTACTGGTAGATGGTATATCCATAGAACCGATACCATTGACCCCTATTTTCACCTATACTTTTAAAGAGGTCATTCAGAACCACACTATTCAGGCAAGTTTTGTATTAGCCAAAAAAATATACAATATAGATACCGTTGTTGGTTACGATACCATCCAGGAGGCAATAGATGCCGCCTTAGACGAAGAGACCATTGTGGTTTCCCCGGGAACCTATTATGAAAACATCGTTTTCGATGACCGGGACATCACTGTACGAAGTAACGAAATTCCAGACGGCCCTGGTATGATAATTGATTTGACTAAAACCATCATTGACGGGGGAGAGGTGAATTCTGTTGTGGTGTTTACCGGTGGCGATACTTCAACCCTGAAAGGATTTACCATCCAGAACGGAGCTTCATTTTACGGCGGCGGAATTTATATTGATCACAGTAATCCCACAATTGAAGACAATACTATCAAGGATAACTGGGTTACAGACCACGGCGGCGGGATTTATGTGTATTACGGTGAACCAAACATTATCGGGAATACCATCATCAATAATTCGGCAGGTCTCACCGGTGGCGGAATTGATTTGTATTACAGTTTTGCCTACATCATTGATAATGATATTTATAGCAATGTGGCAGGTTTCGGCGGTGGTATTTGTGTCGGTAAACACAGTGAACTTCTGCCTAATGCAGCCCGTCCGGATGGATGGGGAACAGGAACAGATGTACAGAATATCCCGGCTGGCGAGCCGCTTAATCCGGCAGAAAGTGAAATGTACACGATTGCCGGTAATACATTTCGTGGAAATGAACACGGTTCTCCGTCAGATTACACCGAGGGTGCCCACGTCTTTTTTGACTAA